tagtataaataattaatgtacCTTTTATTTATGGAATAGAATTGAAGtttatttgaatataaaataagttGATGACTTTTtttgagttatctttttttaaaagatcaattatttatcaattatgtttggtcgggtataacaatataaaagtacttttttgtttatttattacatgaaaaacatcttttttttaaggaaaaaagatctttttaaaaaaatgtaaattacaccttctcaaaaaagatgtttttttatttttctaatacttttacttttactactagaaatttgccaagtacgctaaaaaataataaaaaaatatttttttcattgaaataATAGCGCTCAAACAAGCACTAAGAGATGCATCATTGACTTAACCAACTAAAATGAATTTATGACTACTTTTATCATAATGGAGTTGTTCGTTAACCTCGCCAAGACTGGTAACCCAAGCGATGTTCGGCGTCATACATATNattaaaatactaataatataacATGCATGTTTATTAATACTCATATCTTAAATTTGATATCTCATTTTTAATTGTTGCGgacaattttttattaagtaaagTTTATCAATTATCATATCTGAAATAAATTACTTTGcaataatttccttttcaaagcAAACAAACATCTAATTTCTTAGACAATCATTTTCGTTCCTGTTTCAAAAtcttgttttaataatttttacgTTGAAAAAACTTATTCAATTATTGACGTTGTAAtaggaagaaaataaaataaaatgtaacgtcaaaaaataaatatataataaaaatatccacaATTTACGAAttattttaatctaatttttagtGTAACCACACGTCCCCTGTCTATGCcatatcataattaaattaaaaaaatattaaaaattatcaaaatttattatcttttgttactgtttaatcattaattcaatttttttagcctaacttttttaatctaataatccaacaatatattttattctatatatttaaaacaatctatcgaaatatttttaaaaggctatatatatataaaatgtttCCAAATGGCCACTACGAGTCCCCCGGCCCTGAGCTACgaagttgatattattgaatatATGATAGTATGAGATAAcagttttgtttttttgttttcttttttatgccAAAGAAAGgtctaattaaataaaaacaaacaaacaaaaatagaaagaaaaagaaaaagtctaaaaatatattaatatctcTAGAATTTTTCTATGAACGAAATGTTAGGTGAGAAGTTTTAACACCCAAACCTAAATTGATAAGCAACTCTAATAGTCATTATATCGTGGGacattttgaatatttaatCACTGGAACAATGGAGATTCTATCTTCCAAAGCAAGTCTatgtaatattttaaagaaattttattacaaaacacaatttttttagaaaaaataataataaagaagaaCCGACTTGGATCGGTTGCTCAACTTGGTAAAGGAAAGACCGCATGCTTTTGAATTCATAGACGACATTAGAAAAGTCATCAGTCCATAAAATGATTGTTATCCGATCCTAGGCCACACTTcacatattatattattatggaTAGAAATAAAGAACCTTGTGTGATAACAACACATTAAAAAGAACACAATCAACATGTTAAGTGTCCCAACATTTTGGGCACCATAGCATCCAATATCCATGGAAGTGGTGGTAATAGAGCAAGTGCATGCCGCTATCTTCTTTTTCCATTCATGTTCTTCtttcctttaattttaatttttatctttcgtGGTCTTTTCAAACCCAAATATTGGTAATAATGCAACTCCAATACATCCTACAGGATTCTTACTTATCGTTCTAAATCCAACTCTAATATACATATCTATTCTTTTGCTTTCTATAGATGATCTACTATCATTGATTCATTATCTCTAAAAATGCATGTCATTCTCCACTTAATGCCCTAATTTCGTATTGAGTGATATTAAGAATTAATactttttgttaatattaattaatattttttttatattattagaattttaaatttatagtttaagatttaaaatttaatataaaaatatttttattaattagttaaatattaattaaaaataatNNNNNNNNNNNNNNNNNNNNNNNNNNNNNNNNNNNNNNNNNNNNNNNNNNNNNNNNNNNNNNNNNNNNNNNNNNNNNNNNNNNNNNNNNNNNTCTAATCATAGCCCACTAATAATTAAGGATCATATCACATATATTACTTATGGTTGCTCTTCTGATTTGTTTAGACACAAAAAGAAATAtaggtttaattttgatatattgagagagtaaattattaaacacaaaaaattagttatttttagatgattatttatgcgaacaatataaaaattagttatttttgttgatataGTCGATAACATTATGTAATTTGatgtaaatataaatttattttacaatcaaaattaaattaaaaatatcacaTATCACTTATTAATTTGGGTTCTTNNNNNNNNNNNNNNNNNNNNNNNNNNNNNNNNNNNNNNNNNNNNNNNNNNNNNNNNNNNNNNNNNNNNNNNNNNNNNNNNNNNNNNNNNNNNNNNNNNNNNNNNNNNNNNNNNNNNNNNNNNNNNNNNNNNNNNNNNNNNNNNNNNNNNNNNNNNNNNNNNNNNNNNNNNNNNNNNNNNNNNNNNNNNNNNNNNNNNNNNNNNNNNNNNNNNNNNNNNNNNNNNNNNNNNNNNNNNNNNNNNNNNNNNNNNNNNNNNNNNNNNNNNNNNNNNNNNNNNNNNNNNNNNNNNNNNNNNNNNNNNNNNNNNNNNNNNNNNNNNNNNNNNNNNNNNNNNNNNNNNNNNNNNNNNNNNNNNNNNNNNNNNNNNNNNNNNNNNNNNNNNNNNNNNNNNNNNNNNNNNNNNNNNNNNNNNNNNNNNNNNNNNNNNNNNNNNNNNNNNNNNNNNNNNNNNNNNNNNNNNNNNNNNNNNNNNNNNNNNNNNNNNNNAATTGCttaccaaaataataataataatattgtaataATCACTCGTTTGGTTATCACCATTCCTGGGCATAAACCAAATATTTATAGCAACCTTCCCACCGTACCGTTGACTCCCACATGTTATAAGTCAAACAAGTTTTCATCTCAATTTTGTGCATTAATTTTATCAAGATTTGGCATTATCTATctgataatgaaaaagaaattatcaaTCAATTTTCTACATATACAAATATAACatctttaatttgaatatagactacttttatttgattaagaaaaaaaaagtttttgtttatttttgtttgcattagaaattgaaaaaaaaattaccataAAAAATTGTAATCAATGTCCTTGAAAGTATTGGTTAATGAACCTCTCATCGaaattacattaaaattgaagacaacaaatttttaaacaGGTAGTAAATAGctaaattcttaattaaaaaaaaaaacgaatagCACTTGAATTTGACTTTTAAAAAGTGTTATTATCATTAAGTGGGAGATTAACTNNNNNNNNNNNNNNNNNNNNNNNNNNNNttttaaagtataaaaataataggcGTAATATTTTGTGAAaggataaaagaaaaagaattatattattaCTGGTCATCGTCCAATGTTGGCGGTGACTATTGCTACTACATATACGTGACTTCACTGACTTGTGAGTTGTGAGACCATAATAACTTGCGCCACAACCAAAGTTAAAGATGGACACTAGAGATGGAATGATATATGTACactttttatgtatattttttattttaaatattgaaaattactaataaaataggagaaaataaaagaattatttttatatcacaaaacaaatataaaaaatatagaaaaaatgatacaaaaattattctttaGGCATTAAGCCATTAACTAACTCGATggaaaatttctttttgttaCTGTATTTTATAGGGATAACAAATTTATCCCTAGCGCGGCCCAAAATAACCCGATGTCACCTTTGACTGAGAAGGATGAGTGCCAATGAGCCTTGGCTCTAATAGCATCTCTTCCCCTCCCCATCTCAAAGGTCAAGGGTTTAAACCCTAGAAAaagcaattgaaaaaaaatatgataatatgTGTGAGGAGTGTGTGGGTGTGTTGTATACTTAGGATTAGGGGTTGTCCAATTCACcgaccaaaataaaaaaaaaagaaagatgagTGGAGGCTCGTGGTTGCCACCACGCCATGTAAATGGCATTGAACTGGTTAGTGGCTACAGCCGCAGTAGGTTGTCAAAAAGCGTAGCAACTTGGATTACAAACTTGGAATGGGAATAGAACAAAGTCCATTACCTATTCACAACGCCGGACAGGTTAAGACCTCTTTTACTTACCTTCTTTTCTCTATATTTATGTGTACCTTCTTTTAtttgcctttttttttctctactttctttaattatatttatttgtgtgtactttcttttctttgtcttcTTTAATTATATGTATAAGTATCTGTGTCCATTACCTATTCATAGATTCACAGGTTAAAATCTATCTTTTTTACCTTATTTTTCTCTATCTTCTTTAATTGTATGTGTATCCATTACCTATTCATAAACTTGGAATAGATTAAGATCTCTTTTTCTTACTTTCTACTCTTTACATATGTTTTTTAATGATATGTGTATCTTCTTTacgttatctttttttaattatatatgtgtaCCCATTACCTATTTATAAATGTCGATCATGCtaaaatctcttttttttttacttttttttttgtttcttcaaTTGTGTATACGCACACGTGCgtatttttattacttatttaaacGTCGAATATGCTAAgatctctttttttatattttttttttattttatgtgtaTGAGAcaaattttagtattaaaatatTTCGGTAATTATGATAAGTGACTATAtaagtataattaaaattaaagttatatatttttttatattttagtaatattttttattttttaaatttaaaaatattagtaaataataaaaaatattactttaattttaataacattttttaaaatactatgATAGTTATAGCATAAGTATTCTATTATGCACCTTACACATAACTATAAGCCTTCTTAGGTTAAGTTTTATGTAATAAGCGGTTCATggattgaaatttaaaatttatattcttgcttttatgtttggcaatttttcATGAATTTCACTTAAATTTATcaagttttttttgttgttaagaaatttttatttatttaattaaattgaatcGAACACAATTTAACTACGATTAGACCATTATATTAAACAATTAAATGATCACTCAATCGGTTCGATGATAGATTCGATATTTAGGACGTCagtaaaaataagaaacaacaAAGATGAAGCCTTCTCTTTTAAACTGATCATGGAGAAACCTTTGCGGAAAAAATGGACAGAAAATCCtataaatcaatttatttaaagTGTTTTTAGGAACGTAGTGTTGTCATTTTGTTCAGATGTGCAAGTACCGGGACAACGGACAAGGAATTAAAGTTCGCTCAAATGGGTTAGAAAACTAATTTTGACTTTAGATTGTAAATAAATTGAACTAAATTTAAATAAGGATATCAAAAAATTATCCTTCCGCTGTCCACTTGGCAACTTTGCTTTTGGGGCATGCTCcttaaatagtaaatagtaaCACAATTTATTAATGTCGTTTATGACTAACGATGTCATGAATGGAAAACTTTATGGATATTTTTGCCGTCCCATAATGTCAATTGGGCAGCTTATGTTGTATTAGGAGGTGATAagggattaggatttaggaagAATTATGGCATCATGGGAAACTAGATTCCCCTTGTTTAAACATTGTTGTATTCGTACAGCTATCCTTTTTGCTTATTGTTTAATAACGTAGATGAAAGTGGTTAGATTCAACCTTTCAATTTCATTAGAATGTAAAGTTATAGGGATGgtgattttatattaaaaaaaattggagatcaacactttttattaatatttaactaaTACTTTAGATTAATNNNNNNNNNNNNNNNNNNNNNNNNNNNNNNNNNNNNNNNNNNNNNNNNNNNNNNNNNNNNNNNNNNNNNNNNNNNNNNNNNNNNNNNNNNNNNNNNNNNNNNNNNNNNNNNNNNNNNNNNNNNNNNNNNNNNNNNNNNNNNNNNNNNNNNNNNNNNNNNNNNNNNNNNNNNNNNNNNNNNNNNNNNNNNNNNNNNNNNNNTCTAATACATATTGGAAAagtgtaaaataataataataataataataataataataattaatttggtaattgatttttaagtatatatagaaattttttataaaaatagtgaGTAAGCATGCATTTGGATTTTGGATATGAGAAATGCTAGGGGACAGTAATTTTAGTGTTTTGTAATCATCAATTGGCcatcaatagtatttttaatggtgtgaaattATATTTAACGGTAAGAGATCGCTCACTTTTGTTTTGATGGTTAAGTGTTggcaaaaaaacacaaaaattactggtcccctagacttttcctttgGATATATCTTAGCACAGGAGaagaaataatttatttatggtATTAATGTACGTACATGgaaggaataataataaatggtGGAATTGGATAAAGATGTATTTGAGTGGGGGTTTCAAATCTCCGAATGGAGAAGCATGGCTTATGGAAAGAGAAGCATGGAGCCAACAACCCAACCATGGTGGCATATTAATGTAACATGGCTAAGAGTGATTGGCCACGACGCTAAGGCGTGGGTTGAAAGTCCTAACGCGTAGCACCTAAgaaactactactactactaagaAGGTCCAATTTCAACGACTCCACTATTGAAAATTTTAGATTCTAAACAAAGATAACACACTTCCTCTTCAACTTCCTTTTCTTGTCTTTTTATGTTGTGGATAAGCTCCATCATGTATTCTCATATCCCTCCGTATTCCCTCAGTCACATATTTTAATCagaatttatctatttatttatgaagtgtatgtaatttaatttctcattttacgtaatgaaatttaaaatgatattcTATTCCATAGCGCCGCGACTTTCAAATTCCTCGTTCGTGTAGTGTTCCCTTTGCCCCCATTCCCCCCAGTCCACACGTCTTTCCTTTCGTTTCCATCTCTATTCAAATTTCCTGTTTCCACAACCTCTCTCCTCTTATCCATCCATATAAATACTCATTCATCTACCTTCTTATTAGTATCTCAAATTCTAGCATTACCGAAATCAGTAACATTGTCTAAGTGTACCACTTTTATTCTTTCATCAATCATAATCCCAAAAATGGTTGATTTAGAGTGGAAATCAAAGATGGTAAGGTCCAACATCAACATGCACCATCCCAAGTCCCCAAAACTCACCGTTTCAGACAAATCCGTACTTCAACCAAACTTACCCGCTTTGCAGCTACATCTTACACCAAACGACTTCAAAACAGCGTCGTTTTCCCTTTGTGAAGCTTACGACAACTACCTCAGCCTCCCTCAGCTACGAACACTCTGGGCCTCAAACAACTTCCCCAACTGGGCCCACGAACCCATCATCAAGCCCGCCCTCCACGCCCTCGAGATCACCTTCCGATTCATCTCAACCGTTTTCTCAGACCCAAGGCCGTATGCCAACAAACGCGAGTGGGGCCGCAGGCTCGAGTCCCTCGCCAAGGCCCAGGTACAGCTCATCGCAACGCTCTTCGAGGACCAGGAAGAAAGCCCTGAGACACGTGGCGAAGTTCCGGTTAGTGACAGCAGCAGTAGCGGTTACAGAAGCTACAGCGAGGCTAGCTTGCTTCCAAGGCTCGCCACGTGGCACAGATCCAGGGATGTGGCTCAGAGAATCCTCGCCACCGTGGAAGCCGAGATGACGAGGTGTCCGTACACTATAGGCTTGGGCGAACCAAACCTCGCCGGAAAACCGATCCTCCGTTACGACGCCATTTGCAGGCCAAACGAGCTTCATTCCCTCGAAACGACGCCGTTTGATCACGTGGATAACTTCGAGAACTTGAATCTCCGCGCGACGCACCAGATTGTGGAGTCCTGGTCACGCGCCGCGCGCGTGCTGCTCGAGAGTGTTGCGGAGTCGGTGGAAGGAAGAAGGTTCGAGAAGGCGGCGAGGGAGTGCTACGCAGTGGAGCGGATCTGGAAGCTTCTAACGGAGATCGAGGAGCTTCACTTATTGATGGATCCAAACGATTTGATGAAGCTGAAGAAGCAGATCGAGATTCGGTGTTTCGGCGATACGGCGGCATTTTGCTTTCGGTCGAAGGAGCTAGTGGAGGTGACGAAGATGTGTAGGGAGATGAAGAGGATGGTGCCGGAGATATTGGAGGTGGAGGTTGATCCGAAGGGAGGGCCGGGGATAGTGGAGGCCGCGATGAGGGTTTATGCGGAAAAGAAGGAGAGTGTGGTGGAGGTGTTCCGAGCCTCGATGCAGCAAAGACGTTCCTGGGGTATTATTGGGACACGAAAATGCCCTTGCTTGACACTGACATTTGAATGGCACTGTCATTGTCTTGACGCTTGATACCATGATACCCAATAGTAAGGACttaaggagggaaaagaaaagaggGAAAGGTGTCAGAAGCTAGAAATTAAGAAAGAAATTGTAGTTCCTTTATATATGAACTAATTTCTCATTGTAAAATGGTTCTTGTAACAACCATTTCCTGTaaaatatttaacaattttttggATTATTTACATTCACATGGATCTTTTCAGTAATTTTTcctttttagtttcaaatcctgtaatatttttatttattttttctattttaaaaaagcTTAAATCACAAATAAACCgttaaactaagaaaaaaaaaagttgaattaTTAGAACAAGCACAAAGCCGAACGGGATGAAattttttcatgagttttgtTGTTTTGAATGAAATAACTTTTGGATATAGAACGAGTAGTTAAATGGATTTTGTCCGGTTACAGGTTAAAAAGTACttaactaataaatattatcatttttaatccatatttaaaaagtaataatttatatttatatttgttaagaattttataataaaaaatatttttataccNTATAGATTAGCAAACTCTAGTTCCATATATATAATACCactttgttttcttatttttatttctcctcAATCTGAGGGAAATCGATGAAATGTGAATTACGAATTCGTCTCcaattattatattttcttgTATTATCCAAATATTAGTGAAATAATTATATAAGATTATATCTTCCaaagaaaaaattgttataTACTTTTcctacttatatatataatatatcccTAACCGATGCTACATAAATAATGCACTCACCTAACTCATAACAGTTACGAAGGATGACAATTATGGGCAGCTCTTTCTTAATCTTGTTAAACAGCTAATCCTGCCTATTCTCAAAAAATGCTCTCTAACACAGTTTTTTTCGATTCCGCTACTTTATCAATAGCATATCTaccaacttctgccaactcttatttataattgtattTCATGGAAGTATGTTTGTAGatgtatttaataaaaatgtcttttttataactgtgtttaatagaagtgtctttatagatatattttctaaatgtgtctctttatatatgtatttaaaatatattaattattagacacatctacgaacacacttccataaaacacaaatataaataaaagttgaCAGAAATTGGCAGATAATATGTTGATAACCTatccctttccttttttttttaatataattccCCAATACACCTTACCAAGAAGCAAACTTTAGAGTTAAATTAAAAGGGTCATTTGTTTAATTAGCAAATTAACGGAACGAAGTAGAAGTAAATCATTGACTTTTGATGAATACAGAAGAAGCTTGGACACAGAAACTAGTCAAACATGGGAAGCCGAAGCACAATACTTTGGATGTGAGACATAACCTCTTCTAGAAAGTATATGTTTTTGCccaaaaaaatgaacaaaaaaaaaaagagacagaGAAAAGAAGGTGGACATGTCTATTACGGTGAAATTGGAAATGTTCTATGATCCACTAGGATCGGGTCTTATTTATCTGTGGATTAAATTGTTAGATTAATTCAGCGATAATGAATTGAGGTACGATAATAAATgtataatacatttttttacACCAAAAAATGAGTGCATGCCACTTATAGTCAGACAAGAAAATAATGCTAACGTCTTCTACAAGAATAGTAATCATACACAAATCTTACGTGCACCATAGAAAGAGTCATATAAATAATGAGTTCGGACTTCAGATAACAAAAGAAACTGAATAGAACGGTGGTGCAAGTCTCTTCCAAACTTAATCTAGAATGGTAGACTCAATTATCTATATAATCTATAATATCATTAATTAGAAATCAATTGCCACTTAATTCTTAAACAtgttctatcacatttttaatttttatttaaattgtcaATCACAGATTTAAAAATGGCAACATAGCAGGAAAGAAACCAATACAAAATGGCTACATGGTTTTCTCATAATCCTCCCCATATTTGTGttgttttaatattattttttctcgcTACGTTTTCTTTGTCGTTTTACAAATTTGTTTTTCAGGTTTGGACACTACCCGTCTTCCATGGACTATAATctttgaataaagtatggaatGTATGGGCTTCTTGTCTATAATTGTCTTATAACTCTATAAGTATTTCTGTGactaaaagaataatttaaattattcttaatttaaatctttatatttaaatttaattttgaaaaatattttaattaaattgtttattCAAACTGACTTTTAATCCCTTCTGAATTCAAAAAcatgttttgaaaatttgaagaaaaagtCAATTACTCAAAGTTGAATGCTAGTGTGATGAAGAGAAGATTCTTCTTCGGTTGATGAAGCTGCGTGGACGAATGGGATGGGTGACGCGTGGTAATGATGTAGGGACAAGCACAGGGAGCATCTGCGACAGGAGCAGAAGCTGCAGGAGGTGTTAGACGCTGTTCATCGATAAGCAAGGGAGATTATGCATTTGTTTTTGTCATACAATTCACACACACTCTCTAACACTATTTAGAGAGAGTTCATCTAGTGTCTTCACTGAGAATCGAATCCGGATGTGGTTTTTAACGTGGCATAATATATATCGTTagtgttagagatataactattaaTGTTGTCTTTTTCTATCACTTaagtttttgaaataaataatttcataacAACTAATGCAAACCTCCAACCATACGAAGATTTACACATCACACTTATACACTACATGGGTTCATTTTTTTTGTGGGACTTGAATTTGGGTATAATTATTAAGGAAACGTATGATATTATGATATGCCACTCAATCAAACCTCCAACCACAGTCATAGGGAGATTATGCATTAATGAAGGTGGCTATGATGTTGGGCCTTTTGGTTGGTAGATTTCACATATGTTTGGTGAGGAAGGACTTTGCCCCAATACTTGCTGCATGATTGAGAAAAATTAAGAA
The Arachis duranensis cultivar V14167 chromosome 5, aradu.V14167.gnm2.J7QH, whole genome shotgun sequence genome window above contains:
- the LOC107490795 gene encoding nematode resistance protein-like HSPRO2, translating into MVDLEWKSKMVRSNINMHHPKSPKLTVSDKSVLQPNLPALQLHLTPNDFKTASFSLCEAYDNYLSLPQLRTLWASNNFPNWAHEPIIKPALHALEITFRFISTVFSDPRPYANKREWGRRLESLAKAQVQLIATLFEDQEESPETRGEVPVSDSSSSGYRSYSEASLLPRLATWHRSRDVAQRILATVEAEMTRCPYTIGLGEPNLAGKPILRYDAICRPNELHSLETTPFDHVDNFENLNLRATHQIVESWSRAARVLLESVAESVEGRRFEKAARECYAVERIWKLLTEIEELHLLMDPNDLMKLKKQIEIRCFGDTAAFCFRSKELVEVTKMCREMKRMVPEILEVEVDPKGGPGIVEAAMRVYAEKKESVVEVFRASMQQRRSWGIIGTRKCPCLTLTFEWHCHCLDA